From one Trueperella pyogenes genomic stretch:
- the ppdK gene encoding pyruvate, phosphate dikinase, with translation MTKYVYDFTEGDKDQKDLLGGKGANLAEMTNLGLPVPPGFTITTEACRVYLTEGSAPEVLDVQVTSAIREVEAKMGKHLGDPKDPLLMSVRSGAKFSMPGMMETVLNIGLNDESVIGLAEQSGDERFAWDSYRRLLQMFGKTVLGIEGEPFAEALHALQEEKGYAGDPDMTTEDLQRLVVEFKAIVKESTGEDFPQNPRKQLDLAVVAVFNSWNTERARIYRRREHIPNDIGTAVNVQTMVFGNMGEGSGTGVCFTRDPSTGHSGVYGDYLENAQGEDVVAGIRNTLPLSALGEIDKKSYDELLAIMDRLETHYRDLCDIEFTVQRGKLWMLQTRVGKRTPAAAFRVADQLVDERLITRDEAVTRVTGDQLTSLLFPQFDKKAEKVTITRGMPASPGAAVGEIVMDNATAVARTQAGAKVVLVRRETNPEDLQGMVVSEGILTARGGKTSHAAVVARGMGRCCVVGADDLLVDEIAGTMKVKSSGKEFRVGDIIAIDGTTGEVFEGEVAVTDSPVTTYLAEGLEAGLAAASSDDDKDLVAAVDRIMTHADEKRRMLVRANADSPEDAQRARDFGAQGIGLCRTEHMFLGERRKLIEKMILAHDEETQAAALAELLPYQREDFIGIFGAMDGLPVTVRLIDPPLHEFLPDLTEISVSLAVKEAKGEEITDEERELLAAVKGHHEQNPMLGLRGVRLGLKIPGLIRLQVRAISEAAAQLKKEGKDPKPEIMVPLIGGVRELQIVRDMALEVIAEVSEETGVELDLPIGNMIELPRAAVSADTIAAESDFFSFGTNDLTQTTWGFSRDDVEGTFFNEYFDYGVFGVSPFESVDLGGVGALVDMGVQRGRHTKPDMKMGVCGEHGGDPSSIHFFEKVGLNYVSCSPFRVPVARLEAGRAAIENETTYERRFDHV, from the coding sequence ATGACAAAGTACGTATACGACTTTACCGAGGGTGACAAGGACCAGAAGGATCTCCTCGGCGGTAAAGGCGCAAACCTTGCAGAAATGACTAACCTTGGTCTGCCAGTCCCTCCAGGTTTCACCATCACCACCGAGGCTTGCCGCGTCTATCTTACCGAGGGCTCCGCGCCCGAAGTTCTTGACGTGCAGGTGACCAGCGCAATCCGCGAAGTCGAAGCCAAGATGGGCAAGCACTTGGGCGATCCTAAGGACCCGCTCCTGATGTCGGTGCGTTCCGGCGCTAAGTTCTCCATGCCTGGCATGATGGAGACCGTCCTCAACATCGGCCTTAACGACGAATCTGTGATCGGCCTGGCCGAGCAGTCCGGCGACGAGCGCTTCGCCTGGGACTCCTACCGCCGTCTGCTGCAGATGTTCGGCAAGACCGTCCTCGGCATCGAAGGCGAACCCTTCGCTGAGGCCCTCCACGCCCTCCAAGAGGAGAAGGGCTACGCCGGCGATCCGGACATGACCACCGAGGACCTTCAGCGCCTCGTCGTCGAATTCAAGGCCATCGTCAAGGAATCAACCGGCGAAGACTTCCCGCAGAACCCGCGCAAACAGCTCGACCTCGCCGTCGTGGCCGTGTTCAACTCCTGGAACACCGAGCGCGCTCGCATCTACCGCCGCCGTGAGCACATCCCCAACGACATCGGCACCGCCGTCAACGTCCAGACCATGGTGTTTGGCAACATGGGTGAAGGCTCCGGCACGGGCGTCTGCTTCACCCGTGACCCCTCCACAGGCCACTCCGGCGTCTACGGTGACTACCTCGAGAACGCTCAGGGCGAAGACGTCGTCGCCGGCATCCGCAACACCCTCCCGCTGTCCGCGCTCGGCGAGATCGACAAGAAGTCCTACGACGAGCTGCTCGCCATCATGGACCGCCTCGAGACCCACTACCGCGACCTGTGCGACATCGAATTCACCGTCCAACGCGGCAAGCTGTGGATGCTGCAGACCCGCGTCGGTAAGCGCACCCCGGCCGCGGCCTTCCGCGTAGCCGATCAGCTCGTCGACGAGCGCCTGATCACCCGCGACGAGGCCGTCACCCGCGTCACCGGCGACCAGCTCACCTCGCTGCTCTTCCCGCAGTTCGACAAGAAGGCCGAAAAGGTCACTATCACCCGTGGCATGCCCGCCTCGCCGGGCGCGGCCGTCGGCGAGATCGTCATGGACAACGCCACCGCCGTCGCCCGCACCCAGGCCGGCGCCAAGGTCGTCCTCGTCCGCCGCGAGACCAACCCAGAAGATCTCCAGGGCATGGTCGTCTCCGAAGGCATCCTCACCGCCCGCGGCGGCAAGACCTCCCACGCCGCCGTTGTCGCCCGTGGCATGGGCCGTTGCTGTGTGGTCGGCGCCGATGACCTCCTGGTAGACGAAATCGCCGGCACCATGAAGGTCAAGTCCTCCGGCAAGGAATTCAGGGTCGGTGACATCATCGCTATCGACGGCACCACCGGCGAAGTCTTCGAAGGCGAAGTCGCTGTGACCGACTCCCCGGTGACTACCTACCTCGCCGAGGGCCTCGAGGCAGGCCTGGCCGCGGCGTCGTCGGATGACGACAAGGACCTCGTTGCAGCCGTGGACCGCATCATGACCCACGCTGACGAGAAGCGCCGCATGCTCGTGCGCGCAAACGCCGACTCGCCTGAAGACGCCCAGCGCGCCCGCGACTTCGGCGCCCAAGGCATCGGCCTGTGCCGCACTGAGCACATGTTCCTCGGCGAGCGCCGCAAGCTCATCGAAAAGATGATCCTCGCCCACGACGAGGAGACCCAGGCCGCCGCCCTCGCCGAACTCCTGCCGTACCAGCGCGAGGACTTCATCGGCATCTTCGGGGCGATGGATGGCCTGCCCGTTACGGTTCGCCTCATCGATCCGCCGTTGCACGAGTTCCTGCCCGACCTCACCGAGATCTCCGTCAGCCTTGCCGTCAAAGAAGCTAAGGGCGAAGAGATCACGGACGAAGAACGCGAACTCCTTGCAGCGGTCAAGGGCCACCACGAGCAAAACCCGATGCTCGGCCTGCGTGGCGTCCGCCTCGGCTTGAAGATCCCGGGCCTCATCCGCCTCCAGGTGCGTGCCATCTCCGAAGCCGCCGCCCAGCTGAAGAAGGAAGGCAAGGACCCCAAGCCGGAGATCATGGTCCCGCTCATTGGCGGCGTGCGCGAACTCCAGATCGTGCGCGACATGGCCCTCGAGGTCATCGCCGAGGTCTCCGAAGAAACCGGCGTCGAGCTCGACCTGCCGATCGGCAACATGATCGAGCTGCCGCGCGCGGCCGTCTCCGCCGATACGATCGCCGCTGAGTCCGACTTCTTCTCCTTCGGCACCAACGATCTGACCCAGACCACCTGGGGATTCTCGCGTGACGACGTCGAGGGCACCTTCTTCAACGAGTACTTCGACTACGGCGTGTTCGGCGTTTCGCCGTTCGAGTCGGTCGACCTCGGCGGCGTGGGTGCGCTCGTCGATATGGGCGTTCAGCGCGGCCGCCACACCAAGCCCGACATGAAGATGGGCGTGTGTGGCGAGCACGGCGGCGACCCGAGCTCGATCCACTTCTTCGAGAAGGTTGGCCTCAACTACGTCTCCTGTTCACCGTTCCGCGTGCCGGTCGCCCGCCTCGAGGCTGGCCGCGCCGCGATCGAGAATGAGACCACGTATGAGCGCCGCTTCGATCACGTGTAA